Proteins encoded within one genomic window of Streptomyces sp. NBC_01314:
- the desA gene encoding lysine decarboxylase DesA: protein MRSHLLNDTTAERYRRTVTEGVERVAARLATTDRPFTGVTVDALSPHIEKIDLDKPLHDTAAVLDELEDVYLRDAVYFHHPRYLAHLNCPVVIPAVLGEAVLSAVNSSLDTWDQSAGGTLIERKLIDWTNERIGFGPSADGVFTSGGSQSNLQALLLAREEAKTDDTAKLRIFASEVSHFSVKKSAKLLGLGQDAVVSIPVDGTKRMQTVALARELERCRNDGLVPMAVVATSGTTDFGSIDPLPEIAELCAQYDTWMHVDAAYGCGLLVSLKRRYLLDGIERADSVTVDYHKSFFQPVSSSAVLVRDAATLRHATYHAEYLNPRRMVTERIPNQVDKSLQTTRRFDALKLWMTLRTMGADGIGQLFDEVCDLAQEGWNLLAADPRYDVVVEPQLSTLVYRYIPEAVTDPAEIDRANLYARKALFASGDAVVAGTKVGGRHYLKFTLLNPETTAEDIAAVLDLIAGHAEQYLGESLDRVAS, encoded by the coding sequence ATGCGCTCGCACCTGCTCAATGACACGACCGCGGAGCGGTACCGCCGCACCGTGACCGAAGGCGTGGAGCGGGTGGCGGCCAGACTCGCCACCACCGACCGACCGTTCACCGGTGTCACCGTCGACGCCCTCTCCCCCCACATCGAGAAGATCGACCTCGACAAGCCGCTGCACGACACGGCCGCCGTCCTCGACGAGCTGGAGGACGTCTATCTGCGCGACGCGGTGTACTTCCACCACCCGCGCTATCTCGCCCACCTCAACTGCCCGGTCGTCATCCCGGCCGTGCTCGGCGAGGCCGTCCTCTCCGCGGTCAACTCCTCCCTGGACACCTGGGACCAGTCGGCCGGCGGCACCCTGATCGAGCGCAAACTGATCGACTGGACCAACGAGCGCATCGGGTTCGGGCCCTCCGCCGACGGCGTGTTCACCTCCGGCGGCTCGCAGTCCAACCTGCAGGCCCTGCTCCTCGCCCGTGAGGAGGCCAAGACCGACGACACGGCCAAACTGCGGATCTTCGCCTCCGAGGTCAGTCACTTCAGCGTGAAGAAGTCGGCGAAACTGCTGGGCCTCGGCCAGGACGCCGTCGTGTCCATCCCCGTCGACGGCACCAAGCGCATGCAGACCGTCGCCCTCGCCCGTGAGCTGGAGCGCTGCAGGAACGACGGCCTCGTCCCCATGGCCGTCGTCGCCACCTCCGGCACCACCGACTTCGGCTCCATAGACCCGCTGCCCGAGATAGCCGAACTGTGCGCCCAGTACGACACCTGGATGCACGTCGACGCCGCCTACGGCTGCGGTCTGCTCGTCTCGCTCAAGCGCCGCTACCTCCTCGACGGCATCGAGCGCGCCGACTCCGTCACCGTGGACTACCACAAGTCCTTCTTCCAGCCGGTGAGTTCGTCCGCCGTCCTCGTCCGCGACGCGGCCACCCTGCGCCACGCGACCTACCACGCGGAGTACCTCAACCCGCGCCGCATGGTCACCGAACGCATCCCCAACCAGGTCGACAAGTCCCTGCAGACCACCCGCCGCTTCGACGCGCTCAAGCTGTGGATGACGCTGCGCACGATGGGCGCCGACGGCATCGGCCAGCTCTTCGACGAGGTCTGCGACCTGGCTCAGGAGGGCTGGAATCTGCTCGCCGCCGACCCGCGCTACGACGTGGTCGTGGAGCCCCAGCTGTCCACCCTGGTCTACCGCTACATCCCCGAGGCCGTCACCGACCCGGCCGAGATCGACCGCGCCAACCTGTACGCCCGCAAGGCCCTGTTCGCCTCCGGTGACGCCGTGGTCGCGGGCACCAAGGTCGGCGGTCGCCACTACCTGAAGTTCACCCTGCTCAACCCCGAGACCACGGCCGAGGACATCGCCGCCGTACTCGACCTGATCGCCGGCCACGCCGAGCAGTACCTGGGAGAATCCCTTGACCGCGTCGCTTCCTGA
- a CDS encoding siderophore-interacting protein → MTTAIAAPFRFFSLQVVRTERLGPSLVRVSFAGDDLRYFHSDGRDQSLSLFLPHPGQDAPAIPFELGDGWWQAWRELPDGVRAVMRSYTLRGLRPDEHGDTVEIDIDFVLHGVEPGAAVPAGPASRWASAARAGDRVVLLGPAVADNRAIRFRPPADTDLVLIWGDETALPAASAILESLPAGMRARVWLEVRHAGNIQDLATDADAEITCLVRTEGAPTTLDTIRAAQLPSSELPYAWIAGESGRVKELRRHLVRERGLDRRRVTFVGYWREGLTEEQLRERGE, encoded by the coding sequence ATGACGACGGCCATAGCCGCCCCCTTCCGTTTCTTCTCTCTTCAGGTCGTACGGACGGAGCGGCTGGGGCCGTCTCTCGTGCGTGTCTCGTTCGCGGGGGACGATCTGAGGTACTTCCACTCCGACGGCCGGGATCAGTCGCTGTCCCTCTTTCTGCCGCATCCGGGGCAGGACGCCCCGGCCATCCCCTTCGAACTGGGCGACGGCTGGTGGCAGGCGTGGCGGGAACTGCCGGACGGCGTAAGGGCGGTGATGCGCTCGTACACCCTGCGGGGACTCCGCCCGGACGAACACGGCGACACCGTCGAGATCGACATCGACTTCGTGCTGCACGGGGTGGAGCCGGGGGCCGCCGTGCCCGCCGGGCCCGCGTCCCGGTGGGCGTCGGCGGCGCGGGCCGGTGACCGGGTCGTGCTGCTCGGGCCCGCCGTCGCCGACAACCGCGCGATCCGTTTCCGTCCCCCGGCGGACACCGATCTGGTGCTGATCTGGGGTGACGAGACGGCCCTGCCCGCCGCCTCGGCGATCCTGGAGTCACTGCCGGCCGGCATGCGGGCCCGGGTCTGGCTGGAGGTCCGCCACGCGGGGAACATCCAGGACCTGGCCACGGACGCCGACGCCGAGATCACGTGCCTGGTGCGGACCGAAGGGGCACCGACCACCCTCGACACCATCCGTGCCGCCCAACTGCCGTCCAGTGAGCTGCCGTACGCGTGGATCGCCGGTGAGTCCGGCCGCGTGAAGGAACTGCGCCGTCATCTCGTGCGGGAGCGCGGGCTCGACAGGCGGCGGGTGACCTTCGTCGGGTACTGGCGTGAGGGCCTGACGGAGGAGCAGTTGCGGGAGCGCGGCGAGTAG
- a CDS encoding ABC transporter substrate-binding protein: MSNARAAHLTRRGILAAGGALGLGAVLAACGDEDATSSSTGSGKETAAAKSGPWSFKDDRGVTAKTDKVPANIVAFVGVAAALYDYGIDVKGVFGPTRTTDGKADVQAGDLDIGKLTILGNVWDEFNVEKYAALAPDVLITTLFDDAGTLWYVPETSKDKIAQLAPSVGISAYDRQMTEPLQRMLELAKSLGADVESEKTVAAKKRFEDAAARLRAATKSKPDIKVLAGSASQDIFYVSGSNLSIDLEYFKALGVNFVEPSAAALKASGGWFENLSWENVDKYDADVIIMDNRTSAIQPDAIEEATWKKLPAVKAGQVIGRNPEPILSYDKCAPLLEGLAEAIENAKKVG; encoded by the coding sequence ATGTCCAACGCCAGAGCCGCTCACCTCACCCGCCGTGGCATCCTCGCCGCCGGTGGCGCACTCGGTCTCGGGGCCGTGCTCGCCGCCTGTGGGGACGAGGACGCGACGAGCAGCAGCACTGGCTCCGGCAAGGAGACGGCTGCCGCCAAGTCCGGCCCCTGGTCGTTCAAGGACGACCGCGGCGTGACCGCCAAGACCGACAAGGTTCCGGCGAACATCGTCGCGTTCGTGGGTGTCGCCGCCGCGCTGTACGACTACGGCATCGACGTCAAGGGCGTCTTCGGGCCGACCAGGACGACCGACGGCAAGGCCGACGTCCAGGCCGGCGACCTCGACATCGGCAAGCTCACCATCCTCGGCAACGTCTGGGACGAGTTCAACGTCGAGAAGTACGCCGCCCTCGCCCCCGACGTCCTCATCACCACGCTGTTCGACGACGCCGGCACCCTCTGGTACGTGCCCGAAACCTCCAAGGACAAGATCGCCCAGCTCGCCCCGAGCGTCGGCATCTCCGCGTACGACCGTCAGATGACCGAGCCCCTGCAGCGCATGCTGGAGCTGGCCAAGTCCCTCGGCGCCGACGTGGAGTCCGAGAAGACCGTCGCGGCCAAGAAGCGGTTCGAGGACGCGGCCGCACGGCTGCGCGCGGCCACCAAGTCCAAGCCCGACATCAAGGTGCTCGCCGGCTCCGCCAGCCAGGACATCTTCTACGTCTCCGGCTCGAACCTCTCCATCGACCTGGAGTACTTCAAGGCCCTCGGCGTGAACTTCGTGGAGCCGAGCGCCGCCGCGCTGAAGGCCAGCGGGGGCTGGTTCGAGAACCTCAGCTGGGAGAACGTCGACAAGTACGACGCGGACGTCATCATCATGGACAACCGCACGTCGGCGATCCAGCCGGACGCGATCGAAGAGGCGACGTGGAAGAAGCTGCCGGCGGTGAAGGCGGGGCAGGTCATCGGGCGTAACCCCGAGCCGATCCTGTCCTACGACAAGTGCGCGCCGCTCCTGGAGGGGCTGGCCGAGGCCATCGAGAACGCGAAGAAGGTCGGTTAA
- a CDS encoding acyl-CoA dehydrogenase family protein — MNHRLSPELEELRRTVEKFAHEVVAPKIGDFYERHEFPYEIVREMGRMGLFGLPFPEEYGGMGGDYLALGIALEELARVDSSVAITLEAGVSLGAMPIHLFGTRAQKEEWLPRLCSGEVLGAFGLTEPDGGSDAGATRTTARLDESTNEWVINGSKCFITNSGTDITALVTVTAVTGRTPEGKPLISSIIVPSGTPGFTVAAPYSKVGWNASDTRELSFTDVRVPAENLLGELGRGYAQFLRILDEGRIAISALATGLAQGCVDESVKYAKERHAFGRPIGANQAIQFKIADMEMKAHTARLAWRDAAYRLVAGEPFKKEAALAKLHSSTIAVDNARDATQIHGGYGFMNEYPVARMWRDSKILEIGEGTSEVQRMLIARELGLTG; from the coding sequence ATGAACCACCGCCTCTCCCCCGAGCTGGAAGAACTCCGCCGCACGGTAGAGAAGTTCGCGCACGAGGTCGTCGCACCCAAGATCGGCGACTTCTACGAGCGGCACGAGTTCCCGTACGAGATCGTGCGCGAGATGGGCCGCATGGGGCTGTTCGGGCTGCCGTTCCCCGAAGAGTACGGCGGCATGGGCGGCGACTATCTGGCGCTGGGCATCGCCCTGGAGGAGCTGGCCCGGGTGGACTCGTCCGTGGCCATCACCCTCGAAGCCGGGGTCTCCCTGGGCGCGATGCCGATCCATCTCTTCGGCACCCGGGCGCAGAAGGAGGAGTGGCTGCCGCGTCTCTGCTCCGGCGAGGTGCTGGGCGCGTTCGGCCTCACCGAGCCCGACGGCGGCTCGGACGCGGGCGCGACCCGGACGACGGCCCGCCTGGACGAGTCGACGAACGAATGGGTCATCAACGGCAGCAAGTGCTTCATCACCAACTCGGGGACGGACATCACGGCCCTGGTCACGGTCACCGCGGTCACCGGCCGCACCCCGGAGGGCAAGCCCCTCATCTCCTCGATCATCGTCCCGTCCGGCACCCCGGGCTTCACGGTGGCAGCCCCCTACTCGAAGGTCGGCTGGAACGCCTCCGACACCCGTGAGCTGTCCTTCACGGACGTCCGGGTCCCGGCGGAGAACCTCCTCGGAGAACTCGGCCGCGGCTACGCCCAGTTCCTGCGCATCCTCGACGAGGGCCGCATCGCCATCTCGGCGCTCGCCACGGGGCTCGCCCAGGGCTGTGTGGACGAGTCGGTGAAGTACGCGAAGGAACGGCACGCCTTCGGCCGCCCGATCGGCGCCAACCAGGCCATCCAGTTCAAGATCGCCGACATGGAGATGAAGGCCCACACGGCCCGCCTCGCCTGGCGCGACGCCGCCTACCGCCTCGTCGCCGGCGAACCCTTCAAGAAGGAGGCGGCCCTGGCGAAGCTCCACTCCTCCACCATCGCCGTCGACAACGCCCGCGACGCCACCCAGATCCACGGCGGCTACGGCTTCATGAACGAGTACCCCGTCGCCCGCATGTGGCGCGACTCCAAGATCCTGGAGATCGGCGAGGGCACGAGCGAGGTACAACGCATGCTGATCGCACGGGAGTTGGGACTGACCGGCTGA
- a CDS encoding hydroxymethylglutaryl-CoA lyase → MSGTDPGLPMTVPAPDLPARVRIHEVGARDGLQNEKSTVPTEVKAEFIRRLAGAGLTTIEATSFVHPKWVPQLADAEQLFPRVRELPADLPVLVPNERGLDRALALGARRVAVFASATESFAKANLNRTVDEALAMFKPVVTRAKAEGGHVRGYLSMCFGDPWEGPVPIPQVVRVCRALLDLGCDELSLGDTIGVATPGHVEALLAALDEADVPITSLGVHFHDTYGQALANTLAALRHGVTTVDASAGGLGGCPYAKSATGNLATEDLVWMLRGLGIDTGVDLGRLVATSTWMAGHLGRPSPSRTVRALSHEDAEGHEDHKEP, encoded by the coding sequence ATGAGCGGCACGGATCCGGGCCTGCCGATGACCGTCCCCGCCCCGGACCTGCCCGCGCGCGTCCGCATCCACGAGGTGGGCGCGCGGGACGGCCTGCAGAACGAGAAGAGCACGGTCCCGACGGAGGTGAAGGCGGAGTTCATCCGCCGTCTGGCCGGCGCGGGACTGACGACGATCGAGGCCACCAGCTTCGTGCACCCCAAGTGGGTGCCCCAACTGGCCGACGCGGAGCAGCTGTTCCCGCGGGTGCGCGAACTGCCGGCCGACCTCCCCGTCCTGGTGCCGAACGAACGCGGCCTGGACCGCGCCCTCGCCCTCGGCGCCCGCCGCGTCGCCGTCTTCGCCAGCGCCACGGAGTCCTTCGCCAAGGCCAACCTCAACCGCACGGTGGACGAGGCGCTGGCCATGTTCAAGCCGGTGGTGACCCGGGCGAAGGCCGAGGGCGGCCATGTCCGCGGCTATCTCTCCATGTGCTTCGGCGACCCCTGGGAGGGCCCCGTCCCGATCCCCCAGGTCGTACGGGTCTGCCGAGCACTCCTGGACCTGGGCTGCGACGAACTGAGCCTCGGCGACACGATCGGCGTGGCGACCCCGGGCCACGTCGAGGCCCTGCTCGCCGCCCTCGACGAGGCGGACGTACCCATCACCTCCCTCGGCGTGCACTTCCACGACACCTACGGCCAGGCCCTGGCCAACACCCTCGCGGCGCTGCGACACGGCGTCACGACGGTCGACGCGTCGGCCGGCGGCCTCGGCGGCTGCCCGTACGCGAAGTCCGCCACCGGAAACCTCGCCACCGAAGACCTCGTGTGGATGCTGCGCGGCCTCGGCATCGACACGGGCGTCGACCTCGGCCGCCTCGTCGCCACGAGCACGTGGATGGCCGGACACCTGGGCCGACCCAGCCCGTCCCGCACCGTTCGAGCCCTGTCCCACGAGGACGCCGAGGGCCACGAGGACCACAAGGAGCCGTGA
- a CDS encoding acetyl-CoA carboxylase biotin carboxylase subunit → MFDTVLVANRGEIAVRVIRTLRALGVRSVAVFSDADADARHVREADTAVRIGPAPAAMSYLSVERLLEAAARTGAQAVHPGYGFLAENAGFARACTDAGLVFIGPPADAISLMGDKIRAKETVRAAGVPVVPGSSGSGLTDSQLADAAHEIGMPVLLKPSAGGGGKGMRLVRDAELLADEIAAARREARASFGDDTLLVERWIDRPRHIEIQVLADGHGDVVHLGERECSLQRRHQKVIEEAPSVLLDSATRAAMGEAAVQAARSCGYSGAGTVEFIVPGGDPSSYYFMEMNTRLQVEHPVTELVTGVDLVEWQLRVAAGERLSFGQEDVRLTGHAVEARICAEDPSRGFLPSGGTILRLREPDGDGVRTDSGLTEGTEVGSLYDPMLSKVIAYGPDRPTALRRLRAALAETVTLGVPTNAGFLRRLLAHPAVVAGELDTGLVEREVEELVSTEVPEAVYEAAAAVRLDGLRPRGDGWTDPFSVPSGWRLGGAPLPPAFDLRAPGLEPVTHHLRGTHTVTGDQVSVTLDGIRHTFHRAADWIGRDGDAWHVRDHDPVAAALTGADRAGADSLTAPMPGTVTVVKVAVGDEVAAGQSLLVVEAMKMEHVVSAPHAGTVTELDVTPGTTVAMDQVLAVVAPHPAEEAAV, encoded by the coding sequence ATGTTCGACACGGTGCTGGTGGCCAACCGGGGCGAGATCGCCGTCCGCGTCATCCGCACCCTCCGCGCCCTCGGCGTCCGCTCCGTCGCGGTCTTCTCCGACGCGGACGCCGACGCCCGGCACGTCCGGGAGGCCGACACGGCGGTACGGATCGGTCCGGCGCCGGCGGCGATGAGCTATCTGTCGGTGGAGCGGCTGCTGGAGGCCGCCGCCCGCACCGGCGCCCAAGCCGTCCACCCCGGGTACGGCTTCCTCGCCGAGAACGCCGGGTTCGCGCGGGCGTGCACCGACGCGGGCCTCGTCTTCATCGGCCCGCCCGCCGACGCCATCTCCCTCATGGGCGACAAGATCCGCGCCAAGGAGACGGTACGGGCGGCCGGCGTGCCGGTGGTGCCCGGTTCGAGCGGCAGCGGCCTCACCGACTCCCAACTCGCCGACGCCGCCCATGAGATCGGCATGCCGGTACTGCTGAAGCCCAGCGCGGGCGGCGGCGGCAAGGGCATGCGGCTGGTCCGGGACGCGGAGCTGCTGGCCGACGAGATCGCCGCCGCCCGCCGCGAGGCCCGCGCCTCCTTCGGCGACGACACCCTCCTCGTCGAGCGGTGGATCGACCGCCCCCGGCACATCGAGATCCAGGTCCTGGCCGACGGTCACGGCGACGTCGTCCACCTCGGTGAGCGCGAGTGCTCCCTCCAGCGCCGCCACCAGAAGGTCATCGAGGAGGCGCCCAGTGTGCTCCTCGACTCCGCCACGCGTGCGGCCATGGGCGAGGCGGCCGTCCAGGCGGCCCGCTCCTGCGGCTACTCCGGCGCGGGCACGGTCGAGTTCATCGTCCCCGGCGGCGACCCCTCCTCGTACTACTTCATGGAGATGAACACCCGCCTCCAGGTCGAGCACCCGGTGACCGAGCTGGTCACCGGTGTCGACCTGGTGGAGTGGCAGCTCCGGGTCGCGGCGGGCGAGCGGCTGTCCTTCGGGCAGGAGGACGTACGGCTGACGGGGCACGCGGTCGAGGCGCGGATCTGCGCCGAGGACCCCTCACGCGGCTTCCTCCCCTCCGGCGGCACGATCCTGCGCCTGCGCGAGCCGGACGGCGACGGTGTCCGTACGGACTCCGGCCTCACCGAGGGCACGGAGGTCGGCTCGCTGTACGACCCGATGCTCTCCAAGGTCATCGCCTACGGCCCCGACCGGCCCACCGCCCTGCGCAGACTCCGCGCGGCCCTCGCGGAGACGGTCACCCTGGGCGTCCCGACGAACGCGGGGTTCCTGCGGCGGCTGCTGGCCCATCCGGCGGTGGTGGCGGGCGAGTTGGACACGGGGCTGGTGGAGCGGGAGGTCGAGGAGCTGGTCTCCACGGAGGTCCCGGAAGCGGTGTACGAGGCCGCGGCGGCCGTACGGCTCGACGGGCTGAGGCCTCGCGGGGACGGCTGGACCGACCCCTTCTCCGTCCCGAGCGGCTGGCGTCTCGGCGGTGCGCCCCTGCCGCCCGCCTTCGACCTGCGGGCGCCGGGACTCGAACCCGTCACCCACCACCTCCGGGGCACCCACACGGTCACCGGCGACCAGGTGTCCGTGACCCTGGACGGCATCCGCCACACCTTCCACCGCGCCGCCGACTGGATCGGCCGCGACGGCGACGCCTGGCACGTGCGCGACCACGACCCCGTCGCCGCCGCGCTCACCGGTGCCGACCGCGCCGGCGCGGACTCACTGACGGCGCCGATGCCCGGGACGGTCACCGTGGTGAAGGTGGCCGTGGGGGACGAGGTGGCCGCCGGACAGAGCCTGCTGGTGGTCGAGGCGATGAAGATGGAGCACGTCGTCTCCGCACCGCACGCCGGGACGGTCACCGAGCTGGACGTCACGCCGGGCACGACCGTCGCCATGGACCAGGTGCTGGCCGTCGTCGCGCCCCACCCGGCCGAGGAGGCCGCCGTATGA
- a CDS encoding carboxyl transferase domain-containing protein — MDQAPELTTAADPAAEAYRANEAAHRALGEELRAKLAAARLGGGEKARARHTARGKLLPRDRVDTLLDPGSPFLELAPLAADGLYEGQAPAAGVIAGIGRVSGRECVVVANDATVKGGTYYPMTVKKHLRAQEVALENRLPCLYLVDSGGAFLPMQDEVFPDREHFGRIFYNQARMSGAGIPQIAAVLGSCTAGGAYVPAMSDEAVIVRGQGTIFLGGPPLVKAATGEVVTAEELGGGEVHSRISGVTDHLAESDAHALRIVRTIVSTLPSRGPLPWSVEPAVEPKVDPYTLYGAVPVDSRTPYDVREVIARVVDGSRFAEFKSEFGQTLVTGFARIHGHPVGIVANNGILFSESAQKGAHFIELCDQRGIPLVFLQNISGFMVGRDYEAGGIAKHGAKMVTAVACTRVPKLTVVIGGSYGAGNYSMCGRAYSPRFLWMWPNAKISVMGGEQAASVLATVKRDQLEARGEDWPAADEESFKDPIRAQYERQGSAYYATARLWDDGVIDPLETRQVLGLALTACANAPLGDPQFGVFRM; from the coding sequence ATGGACCAGGCACCGGAGCTGACGACCGCGGCAGATCCCGCGGCGGAGGCGTATCGGGCCAACGAGGCCGCGCACCGCGCGCTGGGCGAGGAACTGCGGGCCAAGCTGGCCGCGGCGCGCCTCGGCGGCGGCGAGAAGGCGCGCGCCCGGCACACCGCACGCGGCAAGCTGCTGCCGCGCGACAGGGTGGACACCCTCCTCGACCCCGGCTCGCCCTTCCTGGAGCTGGCACCCCTGGCCGCGGACGGCCTGTACGAGGGCCAGGCCCCGGCCGCGGGCGTCATCGCCGGGATCGGGCGGGTCAGCGGCCGTGAGTGCGTGGTCGTCGCGAACGACGCCACCGTCAAGGGCGGCACGTACTACCCGATGACGGTGAAGAAGCATCTGCGGGCCCAGGAGGTGGCCCTGGAGAACCGCCTCCCCTGTCTCTATCTCGTGGACTCCGGCGGCGCCTTCCTGCCCATGCAGGACGAGGTCTTCCCCGACCGCGAGCACTTCGGCCGGATCTTCTACAACCAGGCCCGGATGTCGGGGGCGGGCATCCCGCAGATCGCCGCCGTCCTCGGGTCGTGCACGGCGGGCGGCGCGTACGTCCCCGCCATGAGCGACGAGGCCGTCATCGTCCGGGGCCAGGGGACGATCTTCCTCGGCGGCCCCCCGCTGGTGAAGGCCGCCACGGGCGAGGTCGTCACCGCCGAGGAGCTGGGCGGCGGCGAGGTCCACTCCCGGATCTCCGGCGTCACCGACCACCTCGCCGAGAGCGACGCCCACGCCCTGCGCATCGTCCGCACCATCGTCTCCACCCTCCCCTCCCGGGGCCCGCTCCCCTGGTCGGTCGAGCCGGCCGTCGAGCCCAAGGTCGACCCGTACACGCTGTACGGCGCCGTGCCGGTCGACTCGCGCACCCCGTACGACGTGCGCGAGGTCATCGCGCGCGTGGTCGACGGTTCGCGGTTCGCCGAGTTCAAGTCCGAGTTCGGACAGACCCTCGTCACCGGCTTCGCCCGGATCCACGGGCACCCGGTCGGGATCGTCGCCAACAACGGCATCCTCTTCTCCGAGTCCGCCCAGAAGGGCGCCCACTTCATCGAGCTGTGCGACCAGCGCGGCATCCCCCTCGTCTTCCTGCAGAACATCTCCGGCTTCATGGTCGGCCGGGACTACGAGGCCGGTGGCATCGCCAAGCACGGCGCGAAGATGGTGACGGCCGTGGCCTGCACCCGCGTCCCCAAGCTGACGGTCGTGATCGGCGGCTCGTACGGCGCGGGCAACTACTCGATGTGCGGCCGGGCGTACTCCCCGCGCTTCCTGTGGATGTGGCCCAACGCCAAGATCTCGGTGATGGGCGGCGAACAGGCCGCGTCCGTCCTCGCGACGGTGAAGCGGGACCAGCTGGAAGCGCGCGGCGAGGACTGGCCGGCGGCGGACGAGGAGTCCTTCAAGGACCCGATCCGCGCCCAGTACGAGCGCCAGGGCAGCGCCTACTACGCCACCGCCCGCCTCTGGGACGACGGCGTGATCGACCCGCTGGAGACCCGCCAGGTCCTGGGCCTCGCCCTGACCGCCTGCGCCAACGCGCCCCTGGGTGACCCCCAGTTCGGCGTCTTCCGGATGTGA
- a CDS encoding TetR/AcrR family transcriptional regulator: MAMRTDAPTRREQILKEAARLFAERGFHGVGVDEIGAAVGISGPGLYRHFAGKDAMLAELLVGISGQLLTGAKRRVAEADGSGRGADASGRPGGAGGASVGRDAEAILDSLIEGHIDFALDDRPLITLHDRELDRLRDSDRKLVRQLQRQYVELWVGVLREVYPGLVEPAARSAVHSVFGLLNSTPHLGRAGSLPGRATTAELLHRMARGAFEAAAGERAQG; this comes from the coding sequence ATGGCCATGAGAACCGACGCGCCCACCCGCCGCGAGCAGATCCTCAAGGAAGCCGCCCGCCTCTTCGCCGAGCGTGGCTTCCACGGTGTCGGAGTCGACGAGATAGGGGCGGCCGTCGGCATCAGCGGGCCGGGTCTGTACCGGCACTTCGCGGGCAAGGACGCGATGCTCGCGGAGCTGCTGGTGGGGATCAGCGGGCAGTTGCTGACAGGGGCGAAGCGCAGGGTGGCGGAGGCCGACGGGTCAGGCCGGGGGGCCGACGCGTCCGGCCGGCCGGGCGGGGCGGGCGGGGCGTCCGTCGGGCGCGACGCCGAGGCGATCCTCGATTCCCTCATCGAGGGGCACATCGACTTCGCTCTCGACGACCGTCCCCTGATCACCCTGCACGATCGCGAGCTGGACCGCCTCCGCGACAGCGACCGCAAGCTCGTGCGGCAGCTGCAGAGGCAGTACGTCGAGCTGTGGGTCGGGGTGCTGCGGGAGGTGTACCCCGGGCTGGTGGAGCCCGCCGCACGCTCCGCCGTCCACTCGGTGTTCGGACTGCTGAACTCGACGCCGCACCTGGGCCGGGCGGGGTCCCTGCCCGGGCGGGCGACCACGGCCGAGCTGCTGCACAGGATGGCCCGGGGAGCGTTCGAGGCGGCGGCGGGGGAGCGGGCGCAGGGGTGA